The following are encoded together in the Terriglobales bacterium genome:
- a CDS encoding TonB-dependent receptor, protein MLLLCATAAFGASQNAVLYGTVYDAGGGAISGATVTLDNPAIGFSRTTTTASDGTYSFSEVPPASGYKLTATQGGKAIDIRGNITVNVGEESVIAPPLKAQATPTVVEKAATEMPVTTEKVSSAQSGTITDQQLRSLPLYNRNFLTLGTLTPNTHDSGAADPLGEASFSVAGNRSTANMFLVDGADNRASSSNQAVPFQVNDAIQEFSVISSNSNATYGAQGGVVNVVTKRGGNKWHGSAFGYFGSDAFDSEGPLSVYNGGTFDQAAARANNPDGTTLTIFPQYYNDYVAAATALGFCTSSIDPTGTTGTLPCGGGIGALTGGAATGENPLFNPAAVMAANNRFDRPWQSQQYGVNMGGPIVKDKAFFFGSYEGTHIDNPNPVFERVPSAFDRTYDPLGTGAYNFTNLDPNYTVASGLMSLFPAANVIGVPDALEFYQGEAENNLMVHNVLGRADWVQSSSDSWNLRWIGQWLDQIHDATLPAVGSYAGNGANRTAFNQNLNLSQTHVFSSTLLNNAHVGFSRFHLREKPQDENFDPTTIGLPPGPMMSFFLSGLDTQYSGAVNANVGGNGLFSGWLDNGPLAPTLDGFFPMARIGAPLYAPSDHEDWSVFAADTVSWTWGRHQFRFGGEYRHFINSVVDGGLARGMVLSGNIGQFTSASRNCNDLCTALSGGTTAFGGSFANENFIMGPSFDYAQHNGSPFEADLRSHQFSAFAEDTMRVTERVTVTLGVRWDLFTRPQEQQNRLWNFDPVANGLVGQGTTSVLNQTQDNCAGTGTITGYPITPASFGNINLWDCSPTGTDGGLDNNHYTNFSPHLGVAWDVTGDGKWVVRAGGGLFYDREPASYTSQLMYNRPTSLFVPDPSLNGVASQLPQGIYGSLYDPFAFAGDPGSFSYGNASLNPAYMVGQPQPFAQCVIEIGAPCQYLQSAVLAGAMYGRDPENDNNPKVWQLNGSLQHQFTNNIVGEVGYVGSFGYDLPVFFNQGFNNEWFCSSTLGACDNNSYAPVFMQTNQGESHYNSLFVRARVADWHGLRLNGTYTFSRAHDNASALVFPQIPQTMFQMGCGPQSVGMFNPFSCSGGGFNPAQSGGSLTALTTTGSTTGITTPYTIPQDPNNFLDDDWGRSDYQSDHRFVLDFTYDVPSLQKAWGWSKWLDYWQISGIATARSGQPYTIYSLVGGELSQRANATGAVATSTDPNGAINPSNLAIAALTCGPAIPDSGLGLFAADGTTGTSCNGNTERNAFTGPMFSTVNLAIQKNFPIGDEGMMLSFRSEFYNLFGAENLYNPISLLSTDGFSLNPDFGKIKSAHDPRQIQFGVRFTW, encoded by the coding sequence GTGCTTTTGCTGTGTGCGACCGCGGCGTTCGGCGCTTCGCAGAACGCAGTGCTGTACGGCACCGTGTACGATGCCGGCGGCGGCGCGATCTCGGGCGCGACCGTGACGCTGGACAATCCGGCGATCGGGTTCTCGCGCACCACGACCACAGCATCAGATGGCACCTACAGCTTCAGCGAAGTCCCGCCCGCGAGCGGCTATAAGCTGACCGCGACCCAGGGCGGCAAGGCCATCGACATCCGCGGCAACATCACCGTGAATGTCGGCGAAGAAAGCGTGATCGCTCCGCCGCTGAAGGCGCAGGCTACCCCGACCGTCGTCGAGAAGGCCGCGACCGAGATGCCGGTGACGACCGAAAAGGTCAGCTCGGCGCAGAGCGGCACCATCACCGACCAGCAGCTGCGTTCGCTGCCGCTCTACAACCGCAACTTCCTGACGCTCGGCACGCTCACGCCCAACACGCATGACTCGGGCGCCGCCGATCCGCTCGGCGAAGCTTCGTTCAGCGTGGCCGGCAACCGCTCGACCGCCAACATGTTCCTGGTCGACGGCGCCGACAATCGCGCCTCCAGCTCCAACCAGGCCGTTCCCTTCCAGGTCAACGACGCCATCCAGGAGTTCTCGGTCATCTCGTCGAACTCCAACGCGACCTACGGCGCGCAGGGCGGCGTGGTCAACGTGGTCACCAAGCGCGGCGGCAACAAGTGGCACGGCTCCGCGTTCGGCTACTTCGGGTCGGATGCGTTCGACTCCGAGGGCCCGCTGTCGGTCTACAACGGCGGCACCTTCGACCAGGCGGCCGCGCGGGCGAATAACCCCGACGGAACCACGCTCACCATCTTCCCGCAGTATTACAACGACTATGTGGCAGCAGCAACCGCGCTGGGTTTCTGCACCAGCTCGATCGATCCCACCGGCACGACCGGCACCCTTCCGTGCGGCGGCGGTATCGGCGCACTGACAGGCGGGGCTGCAACCGGCGAAAACCCGCTCTTCAACCCGGCGGCAGTAATGGCCGCCAATAACCGCTTCGACCGGCCGTGGCAGTCGCAGCAGTACGGCGTCAACATGGGCGGGCCGATCGTGAAGGACAAGGCGTTCTTCTTCGGCAGCTACGAAGGCACGCACATCGACAACCCGAACCCGGTCTTCGAGCGCGTCCCCTCCGCCTTCGATCGCACCTATGATCCGCTGGGCACGGGCGCGTACAACTTCACCAACCTCGATCCGAACTACACCGTAGCCAGCGGGTTGATGAGCCTGTTCCCCGCCGCCAACGTCATCGGCGTTCCCGACGCGCTCGAGTTTTACCAGGGCGAAGCCGAGAACAACCTGATGGTGCATAACGTGCTCGGCCGCGCCGACTGGGTGCAGAGCTCCAGCGACAGCTGGAACCTGCGCTGGATCGGCCAGTGGCTTGACCAGATCCACGACGCCACCCTGCCGGCAGTCGGTTCTTATGCCGGGAATGGCGCCAACCGCACGGCATTCAACCAGAACCTGAACCTCAGCCAGACGCACGTGTTCAGCTCCACCCTGCTGAACAACGCGCACGTCGGCTTCAGCCGCTTCCACCTGAGAGAGAAGCCGCAGGACGAGAACTTCGACCCGACCACCATCGGCCTGCCGCCGGGACCGATGATGTCGTTCTTCCTCTCGGGCCTCGACACGCAGTACAGCGGGGCGGTCAATGCCAACGTCGGCGGTAACGGCCTGTTCAGCGGCTGGCTCGACAACGGTCCGCTGGCCCCAACGCTCGACGGATTCTTCCCCATGGCCCGCATCGGCGCACCGCTGTACGCGCCCAGCGACCACGAGGACTGGTCGGTCTTCGCGGCCGACACCGTCTCCTGGACTTGGGGTCGCCACCAGTTCCGCTTCGGCGGCGAGTACCGGCACTTCATCAACAGTGTGGTGGACGGGGGCCTGGCTCGTGGCATGGTGCTTTCCGGCAACATCGGTCAGTTCACCTCAGCTTCCCGGAATTGCAACGACCTGTGCACCGCCCTCAGTGGCGGCACCACGGCGTTCGGCGGAAGCTTCGCCAATGAGAACTTCATCATGGGCCCGTCGTTCGACTATGCACAGCACAATGGGTCGCCGTTCGAAGCTGACCTGCGGTCGCATCAGTTCTCGGCCTTCGCTGAGGACACGATGCGCGTGACGGAGCGCGTGACCGTGACGCTGGGAGTGCGGTGGGATCTGTTCACCCGTCCACAGGAACAGCAGAATCGTCTCTGGAACTTCGATCCGGTCGCCAACGGCCTGGTCGGCCAGGGCACGACCTCGGTCCTCAATCAGACGCAGGACAATTGTGCCGGGACCGGCACGATCACCGGGTACCCGATCACTCCGGCTTCCTTTGGCAATATCAACCTTTGGGACTGCTCGCCGACTGGCACGGATGGCGGCTTGGACAACAACCACTACACCAACTTCTCGCCGCACCTGGGCGTGGCTTGGGACGTGACGGGAGACGGCAAGTGGGTGGTGCGCGCGGGTGGCGGCTTGTTCTACGACCGCGAGCCCGCGAGTTACACCAGCCAGTTGATGTACAACCGTCCGACCTCGCTCTTCGTGCCGGATCCCAGCCTCAATGGGGTCGCTTCGCAGTTGCCGCAAGGGATCTACGGCAGCTTGTACGATCCCTTCGCCTTCGCCGGCGATCCGGGAAGCTTCTCGTACGGGAATGCGTCGCTGAATCCAGCCTACATGGTGGGCCAGCCGCAGCCCTTCGCCCAATGCGTCATCGAGATCGGCGCCCCGTGCCAGTACCTCCAGTCGGCCGTGTTGGCCGGCGCGATGTACGGTCGCGATCCCGAGAACGACAATAATCCGAAGGTCTGGCAGCTCAACGGCTCCCTGCAGCACCAGTTCACCAACAACATCGTGGGTGAGGTGGGCTACGTAGGCAGCTTCGGTTACGACCTGCCGGTATTCTTCAACCAGGGTTTCAACAACGAGTGGTTCTGCAGTTCGACCCTCGGCGCTTGCGACAACAACTCGTACGCTCCGGTGTTCATGCAGACCAACCAGGGCGAGTCGCATTACAACTCGCTGTTCGTGCGCGCGCGCGTGGCCGACTGGCACGGGCTGCGGCTGAACGGGACTTACACTTTCTCGCGGGCGCATGACAACGCCAGCGCGCTGGTGTTCCCGCAGATCCCGCAGACCATGTTCCAGATGGGTTGCGGCCCGCAATCCGTCGGCATGTTCAACCCCTTCAGCTGCTCCGGCGGTGGCTTCAACCCCGCCCAGTCCGGCGGCAGCCTGACGGCGCTCACGACCACCGGCAGCACCACCGGCATCACCACGCCGTACACCATCCCGCAGGACCCGAACAACTTCCTGGACGATGACTGGGGCCGCTCGGACTACCAGAGCGACCACCGCTTCGTTCTCGACTTCACGTACGACGTTCCCTCGCTGCAGAAGGCGTGGGGGTGGTCGAAGTGGCTGGATTACTGGCAGATCTCGGGTATCGCGACCGCGCGCAGCGGGCAGCCCTACACCATCTACAGTCTGGTGGGTGGAGAGCTCTCGCAGCGTGCGAATGCCACCGGAGCGGTCGCAACCTCGACTGATCCGAACGGCGCCATCAATCCGAGCAACCTCGCAATCGCAGCCCTCACGTGCGGCCCGGCCATCCCGGATTCCGGCCTCGGCCTGTTCGCGGCGGATGGGACCACCGGAACATCCTGCAACGGCAACACCGAGCGCAACGCCTTCACCGGCCCGATGTTCAGCACGGTCAACCTCGCCATCCAGAAGAACTTCCCGATCGGCGATGAGGGCATGATGCTGAGCTTCCGCTCGGAGTTCTACAACCTGTTCGGGGCGGAGAACCTCTACAACCCGATCAGCCTGCTGAGCACGGATGGCTTCAGCCTCAACCCGGACTTCGGCAAGATCAAGTCCGCGCACGACCCGCGCCAGATCCAGTTCGGTGTGCGCTTCACCTGGTAA
- a CDS encoding pyridoxal-dependent decarboxylase has translation MGFDFDAEQRRRLGYKLIDHINRYFSSLPDRPVQLPLEQRTFGQLTDKMPELGLNAEHVLDEVCDELVRKGFHVPAANYFGLMNPTPTYMAVLAEALVSALNPQLATLARSQLASKIENETVRWIGERIWGNGNAGPNARPFDGTFTSGGNEANFSALALALAARFPHAIDDGVAAIGAKPVLYASAESHHSLDKSAGLLGLGRKALRRVPVNAAAQMDVAQLEQQVVADKQAGHLPFCVVATAGTTNSGAIDDLVALAGLCEKHALWLHVDGAYGAAAVFSNEHRDLVRGIERADSVTIDPHKWLAMPFAAGVILTSRPELLEKAFAVTTPYMPKVSSTMSAAQAVRGTHLVDNFKVSTQWSRRMNSLKFWLTLRVHGRTAYEELIHRQLELARAMREWLARSAEFELAVPGTLPILNLRVKLPGATQEELDRTHAAIVDEVTRDGRRWLSLTRVNGRSVIRMMIISYLTEERHLKELQEALAAAAKGVLKPAGARA, from the coding sequence ATGGGATTTGACTTTGACGCGGAACAGCGGCGGCGGCTTGGCTACAAGCTGATCGACCACATCAACCGGTACTTCTCTTCCCTGCCGGACCGTCCGGTCCAGCTCCCGCTCGAGCAGCGCACCTTCGGGCAGCTCACCGACAAGATGCCGGAGCTCGGCCTGAACGCCGAGCACGTGCTCGACGAAGTGTGCGACGAGCTCGTGCGCAAGGGCTTCCACGTCCCCGCGGCGAACTACTTCGGCTTGATGAACCCCACGCCGACCTACATGGCAGTGCTGGCGGAGGCGCTGGTCTCCGCGCTCAACCCGCAGCTCGCGACGCTGGCGCGCTCGCAGCTGGCCTCGAAGATCGAGAACGAGACGGTGCGCTGGATCGGCGAGCGCATCTGGGGCAACGGCAATGCGGGGCCGAATGCGCGGCCGTTCGATGGGACGTTCACTTCCGGCGGCAACGAAGCGAACTTCAGCGCGCTGGCGCTGGCGCTGGCGGCGCGCTTCCCGCATGCGATCGACGACGGCGTCGCGGCGATCGGCGCGAAGCCGGTACTGTATGCGTCGGCCGAGTCGCATCACTCGCTCGACAAGTCCGCCGGGCTGCTCGGCTTGGGGCGCAAGGCGCTGCGGCGCGTGCCGGTGAACGCCGCCGCGCAGATGGACGTCGCGCAGCTCGAGCAGCAGGTCGTCGCCGACAAGCAGGCGGGACACCTCCCGTTCTGCGTGGTCGCGACCGCCGGCACCACGAACTCCGGCGCCATCGACGACCTCGTGGCGCTCGCCGGCCTGTGCGAGAAGCACGCCCTGTGGCTGCACGTGGACGGCGCGTACGGCGCCGCGGCGGTGTTCAGCAACGAACATCGCGACCTGGTGCGCGGCATCGAGCGTGCGGATTCGGTGACCATCGACCCGCACAAGTGGCTGGCGATGCCGTTCGCGGCGGGCGTGATCCTGACGTCGCGCCCGGAGCTACTGGAGAAGGCGTTCGCGGTGACCACGCCTTACATGCCGAAGGTCTCGAGCACGATGTCGGCGGCGCAGGCGGTGCGCGGCACGCACCTGGTGGACAACTTCAAGGTCTCGACGCAGTGGTCGCGCCGCATGAACTCGCTCAAGTTCTGGCTCACGCTGCGGGTCCACGGGCGCACGGCGTACGAGGAGCTCATCCACCGCCAGCTCGAGCTGGCGCGCGCGATGCGCGAGTGGCTGGCGCGCTCGGCGGAGTTCGAGCTCGCGGTGCCGGGAACGCTGCCCATCCTGAACCTGCGGGTGAAGTTGCCGGGGGCGACGCAAGAGGAACTCGACCGCACCCACGCCGCCATCGTGGACGAGGTCACGCGCGACGGGCGCCGCTGGCTCTCGCTCACGCGGGTCAACGGACGCAGCGTCATCCGCATGATGATCATCAGCTACCTGACGGAGGAGCGGCACCTGAAGGAGCTGCAAGAAGCCCTGGCCGCGGCGGCGAAGGGCGTGTTGAAGCCGGCAGGCGCGCGCGCCTGA